The Pseudofrankia sp. DC12 region TGCACGGGAGATGGAGGTTGGCCCTCCGTGATCGCCATGCGGGTGGTGGTCACAAACCGCCGTCAGCGGCGTCAGCCGAACAGCTGGGGTCGTGAGCGTGACGGAAAAGGCGCGGCGGTGATCGTGTCAGGTGTGGGCCGGGAAGGCGAGCGCGAGCGAACCACCGTTGAAGTGTCGAAAAGATGTGGATGGCGTCAGAACCGGGGCAGTGAAACGGCTTCGGGATGAGTCTGGGGGTTACCCGTCTACTGCCCAGACGGCGTCCGGCATGCAGGTGGCGCGAGCCCGGTCCGGGCTTCCGTGTGGAACGTGGGAACTTTCCGTATGCCACGTCTCGCGTCGAGTATGGCGTGGGTGAGGGAGAACTCCAAGCGGCGGAATCCGTGAGGACAGAGTACCGAAGGTGGAAACGGAAGGGGCGGACCGCCTCGTAGTAGCGCGGAGACTCCTGTAATGGGGGTGGAGCGAAGGGGGCGGGCTGTCCGGTGACAATGTGTCGGTCAACCGTTGGATGCGGGAGGAGCCGGTCGGCGTGTCACAGCCGAAACCGTTTGACATTGACAAGCGGCTGTTCGTGGAGGCTTTTGGGAGAGTCCGGGCCAACAAGGGTGCGGCGGGAGTCGACGGGACGTCGATCGCCACGTTCGAGAGCAGGCTTAAAGACAACCTGTACAAGACGTGGAATCGGATGTCGTCGGGTACCTACTTCCCGTCGCCGTTGCGTGAGGTGGTGATACCGAAGCCGGAGGGTGGCTCGCGCGTGTTGGCGGTGCCGACCGTGGCGGATCGGGTCGCGCAGACGGTGGCCGTGCTGGTCCTGGACCCGCGAGTGGAGCCGATGTTCCATCGGGACTCCTACGGGTACCGGCCAGGGCGCTCGCCGCTGGACGCGGTCGCGGCCGCACGTACGCGGTGCTGGAAGAACGACTGGGTCATCGACCTGGATATTCGGGCGTTCTTCGACAGCGTGCCGTGGGATAAGCTGATGGCGGCGGTGCACCGGCACCTCGACTGGGATACCCGATGGGTCGGGCTGTATGTGGAGCGCTGGCTGAGGGCTCCCCTGGTCCGAGCGGACGGGACCCGGGAAGAACGGACACGGGGATGCCCGCAGGGGTCGCCTGTGTCACCATTGCTGGCTAACATCTATCTTCACTATGCGTTCGACACCTGGATGATCCGGGAATTTCCGGGTGTCCTGTTCGAGCGGTTCAGTGACGATGTGGTCGTGCACTGCACCAGCGAGCAGCAGGCTCGCAGGGTGCTGGCGGATATACGCGGCCGGCTGGCGGAATGTGGCTTGGAACTGAACGAGTCCAAGACCCAGGTCGTTTACTGCGCGGACGACGGACGGAGGAAACCCTGGGACGGGCCGACGGGCTTCGACTTCCTTGGGTACACGTTCCATGCCCGGACGGTTCGCCGCCGGGACGGGGCACTGTTCGTCGGTTTCACTCCCGCGATCAGCGACAGGAATGCCAAACGGCTACGCCGCCAGATACGCCGGTGGAGGTTGCATCGGCGCACGGCCGGGACTCTCCAGGACCTGGCAGCGAGAATCAATCCGCTGATCAGGGGTTGGATCAACTACTACGGTGCGTTTACACCGTCTCGGTTGGCTCCGACCCTCCGCCTGATCGACGCCTACCTGGCGCGATGGCTGCAACGCAAATACAGGCGGTTCCGACGGCGGTGGCGCCGGTCGCTACGGTTCCTCGCGGAGGTACGTCGCCGCGACCCGGGACTGTTCGCGCACTGGCAGCAACCGCTGGCGGTCGGTAGGACAGCACGAGCCGGATGAGTCGAGAGGCTCACGTCCGGATCTGTGGGGGCCGGCGGGTGAGACTCCCGCCGGCTACCCGGCGCCCTGGGGTGGTTGTCTTTCGGGCTTGTTCACGACCGCTAGAGGGCCAAGTTGGTGATCTTGGGTGGTTCGCGGGGCGGATCCAGCGCTGACGCCGGTCGGCCGTCCGGGTGGCGCGGCACCGGCCGGTGCCGCGCCACCCGGACGAAACGGGCCGATCGCCCCAGGGGCCGGTGCAGTTGGGACGGCTGGGACACTGGAGGGGATGGCGACGCCGACCGACGAGCCGGCCATGACCGCCCCGACGGTCGTGGCCCAGTCACCCACGGCCAGCCTGGGACCCTTCGAGCCCAGATCCGCCCCCGCCCCCGCCCCCGAGGCCGTGGCCGCGGAGACGGGCTTCGCCCCAGCCGGCGACGAGGCGATCATCCCGGCTGACGCGGATGCTCCGGCCAGGTCCCGCCGTGGCCGGCGCCTCGGGCGGCTGCTGCGGCGCCACGCGCTGTTCGGGCTGGTCGCGGCGCTCGCCCTGGCGGCGCGGGGGGTCGTGGCCGCGGCCTACCAGCCGGCGCTGATGTACCTCGGTGACTCGGGCGCCTATCTGGACCAGGCCTGGCACGGCCTCTGGCCGGGGGACTGGCGGCCCAGCGGCTACCCGATCTTCCTGCGCCTCGTGCGCGGGGAGGAGCACCTCACCCGGCTGGTCCTGGTCCAGCAGTCGATGACGTTCCTCATCGGCGTCG contains the following coding sequences:
- the ltrA gene encoding group II intron reverse transcriptase/maturase, producing the protein MSQPKPFDIDKRLFVEAFGRVRANKGAAGVDGTSIATFESRLKDNLYKTWNRMSSGTYFPSPLREVVIPKPEGGSRVLAVPTVADRVAQTVAVLVLDPRVEPMFHRDSYGYRPGRSPLDAVAAARTRCWKNDWVIDLDIRAFFDSVPWDKLMAAVHRHLDWDTRWVGLYVERWLRAPLVRADGTREERTRGCPQGSPVSPLLANIYLHYAFDTWMIREFPGVLFERFSDDVVVHCTSEQQARRVLADIRGRLAECGLELNESKTQVVYCADDGRRKPWDGPTGFDFLGYTFHARTVRRRDGALFVGFTPAISDRNAKRLRRQIRRWRLHRRTAGTLQDLAARINPLIRGWINYYGAFTPSRLAPTLRLIDAYLARWLQRKYRRFRRRWRRSLRFLAEVRRRDPGLFAHWQQPLAVGRTARAG